The following DNA comes from Microbacterium wangchenii.
AGGACGTAGCCGAGAACTCGATCGCCGTGGGCTCGCCGGCGCGAGTGGTCCGCGTGCTGACCGATCAGGTCACGGGATGAGACGCCGGGCGCCCGGCCCCTGCTCCCCCATCGCATCACCCGGATTCGTGTACGGGCAGGCTGTGAGGGAGAGACACCCGCAGCCGATGCAGTTCGCGAGGTTGTCACGCAGCGCCTCGAGGCGCTCGATGCGCTGATCCAGGTCGGCACGCCACATCCGGGCGATCCGGGCCCAATCGCGTTTGGTGGGCGGCTGCTCGTGGGGCAGCTCGTCAAGGGCCTGCTTGATCGTCGCGAGCGGGATGCCGAGGGTCTGGGATGCGCGGATGAAGCCGATGACGCGCAGCGTGTCGCGGCGGTACTCGCGGCGGTCGCCGGCGGTGCGCCGGCTGGTGATGAGCCCGAGGCGCTCGTAGTAGTGCAGCGTCGAGACCGCGACGCCCGCGCGCTGGGCCACTTGTCCTGGTCTCAGCCAGACAGCGTCTTCCGGGATGTGCGCCATATCTTCCCTTGACATCAAGTGGACTTGATGAAGTGGACTCTAGGACATGAGCCCGATCGAGTCACCCGCGACCGCAGCATCCAGGGACGCCGACCGCCTCACCGAGCTCGTCGCCGCCATCCAGCGCACGCAGCGGGCGGAGGACGTCGACGGCTTCCTCGCCCTGTTCGCGACCGACGCCGTGTGGGTGAATGGGGCCGGCGGGCGCCTGCTCGGGGTCGAGGAGATCGCCGACTTCACCCGGAAGGCGCTGCCCGGCGGGATGGCCGGGCAGTCGGTCCGCTACGACGTCACCGATGTGCGCTTCCCCGCACCGGACGTCGCCATCGCGAGCGTGGATCAGGAGTACCTGACCGCCGATGGGCAGTCGTTCTCGCCCCGGCGCGAAGGAAGGCCGACCTACGTGTGGGCGCGGCGGGACGGGGACTGGCGCATCGTGCACGGGCAGAACACCGGCGTGATCCAGCCGGCCGACGAAACGATCGCGCCCGGGGACGCGGCCACCCTCCGCGACATCGTCGCGAACGTCGAGAGGGGCTTCAATGAGAACGATGCCGAGCTCTTGATCCGCGACATCGCACCGGATGCACGGATCGTCAACGCGGTCGGCGCGGAGCTCATCGGACGCGAGGAGATCGAGACGTCCACCCGGAAGGCCCTCCTGCGGGCGCATCTGCGCGACGCGACGGCGCACTACCGCCTGGACGGGATCGTGCTGCTCGCGCCCGACGTGGCGGTGGCGCACAAGCGGGCGTGGTCGACCGCGGAAGCCGCAGACCGTGGCGATGCCCCCGAGATGACGGCCCTCTATGTCTTCGCCCGGCGCGACGGCCGCTGGTGGATCCTCCGCCGGCAGAACACGCTCGTCGCCGCCGCGTGAATCCGGCGGGCGACCCAGCGACGATTCGGCCGAACCGCTGGTCGCATGGCACGCTCAACGAGTGCGACCGGAGAACGCGCTCGTTGCGGGCGTCGAGAACGCGGCAGAGCGTGGTGGCTTCGCTCTGGATGCAGCTCAACGGGCGTTACTCGAGCGGTTGGCGACTCTCGGCGCAGATGTCGATCGCGGCCCCTTGCGGCGATCGTCGCCGCGCAGCCTCTACATTCACGGGGACGCTGGGCGAGGCAAGTCCTGGCTCGCTGACGCCTTCTTTGCGGAGCTCCCGCTGGCTCAGAAGACGCGCGTGCATTTCCATGGGTTCTTCGACGAGCTGCACCGCAGCATCCACGGTCACCGAAGCGAAAGAGACGCCGTCGAACGCGCGATCGACGACATCACCGGGAACAGCCGCCTGCTCTTCTTCGACGAGCTCCACGTCCACGACTCCGGCGACGCACGGCTCCTCACCCGCTTGCTCGATCACGTCTTCCAGCGCGGTCTTGCCGTTCTCGCGACGTCGAACTACGCCCCGGACGATCTGCTCCCGAATCCGATCTGGCACCACATCTTCGAGCCGGGCATCGCGCTCATCAAGACGCACATGGACGTGTGGAACCTCACGGGTCCCATCGACTACCGCACTGTCAATCGACAGCACGGCCGCGGCTTCGCCGCCGGCACCTGGACACCGGAGCCCGCCGGTTCCGGTGCACCTGAACAGCGGGCCCTCGCCATCGTCAAGGGGCGATCATTCACGGTGACGTCAGTCGACGGCGGCGAGCTGGTCGCATCATTCGACCAGCTGTGCTCGACAACGACGTCGACGGTCGAGTACCTGGACTGGGCGCGATGCTTCTCCCGGTGGGTCATCACCGACATACCGCCCTTCGGAGCAGTCGACGCCGAGGCTCAGCAGCGCTTCATCAACCTCATCGACGTGCTGGTGGACGCCGACATACCCGTGCGTTTCTCGTCGACGGTCGATCTGTCCGGTTTCCTCGCGGACGCATCCAGACGGCCCGATGCCATCCGAATGGCAAGCCGCCTCCAACTCCTCGACACCGCTTCCCGATCGCGCGCCTGACCGCTCATTCTCGGCCGGGGACAGGTCATGTCCTCGTTCGTTCCTAGCGTCCTCGTGGTGTGGCTCACTTGAGCCAGCACACGGGGGAACACCATCACCCGGTGGACTGACGTGAGCGACCGCGGCGGGCACTTCCCCTCGCACCTCGGGGCATCATCACCCCGTCGAAAGAATCACAGAAAGATAACGGCGGGGTCTTCCCTCCCGTTATCTTCTCGTTATAGAGTGCTCGCACGGTAGTTGTTTTGCTGTGGCAGCTACCGGACATGTGATTGCAGGACACTCTTGGTGCAAGGGAACAGGGCCGGTCGGAAGCCTCTCCGACCGGCCCTTACTCTTGCCCGACCGCGCGTCTCAGCTCAGGGCTCCACAGACCAGGCGACGCAACACCTCCGTGGTCGCCTCGACGCCTGCGAGCAGGTCGGCGTCGGTGGTGTACTCGTTGACATTGTGCGAGACGCCGTCGACGCTCGGGACGAAGAGCATCACCGTCGGGGCGATGTCCTTCATGTTGGTGGAGTCGTGCCCGGCGATCGTCAGGACGCGAGCGTGCGGAAGCCCCATCTCTGACGCGACCGATCGGGCGAGCGCCAGCCCCGCCTCACCGTACGGGTTCCGGTCCCACGCGTGCTCGGCGACGATCTCGATGCCGACCCGGTCCTTCGCCGCGATGCGCTCCATCTCGGCCATCAGGGCGGCAGTCGCAGCGGCGAGCACCTCGGCGCTCTCCGAACGCAGATCGAGCAACAGGCGCGCCTCACTGGCCACCACGACCGGGGAGTTCGGGTAGACGTGCAGCTCGCCGACGGCGGTGTGCAGCATCCCCTCGGGGAACCGCTCGACCAGGTCGCGAGCGGCCACGACGAGGCGAGAGGCCGCCAGCAGCGCGTCACGGCGGTCGCGCATCAGCGCGGACCCGCTGTGGGCCTGCTCACCCGTCACGCGGATCTCGAACTTGTGCGCGCCCCACGTCGCTTCGACCAGACCGATCGTGATGCCGTTCTCAGCCATCGCCCGGCCCTGCTCGACGTGGATCTCCAGGTACGACGCGACTTCCGGCGCGACCGCGTCGCCGCGTTCGCCGATTCCCTCGAGGGCCTCCCGTACGGTCACCCCATGCCTGTC
Coding sequences within:
- the soxR gene encoding redox-sensitive transcriptional activator SoxR, translating into MSREDMAHIPEDAVWLRPGQVAQRAGVAVSTLHYYERLGLITSRRTAGDRREYRRDTLRVIGFIRASQTLGIPLATIKQALDELPHEQPPTKRDWARIARMWRADLDQRIERLEALRDNLANCIGCGCLSLTACPYTNPGDAMGEQGPGARRLIP
- a CDS encoding SgcJ/EcaC family oxidoreductase, producing the protein MSPIESPATAASRDADRLTELVAAIQRTQRAEDVDGFLALFATDAVWVNGAGGRLLGVEEIADFTRKALPGGMAGQSVRYDVTDVRFPAPDVAIASVDQEYLTADGQSFSPRREGRPTYVWARRDGDWRIVHGQNTGVIQPADETIAPGDAATLRDIVANVERGFNENDAELLIRDIAPDARIVNAVGAELIGREEIETSTRKALLRAHLRDATAHYRLDGIVLLAPDVAVAHKRAWSTAEAADRGDAPEMTALYVFARRDGRWWILRRQNTLVAAA
- the zapE gene encoding cell division protein ZapE; this translates as MRPENALVAGVENAAERGGFALDAAQRALLERLATLGADVDRGPLRRSSPRSLYIHGDAGRGKSWLADAFFAELPLAQKTRVHFHGFFDELHRSIHGHRSERDAVERAIDDITGNSRLLFFDELHVHDSGDARLLTRLLDHVFQRGLAVLATSNYAPDDLLPNPIWHHIFEPGIALIKTHMDVWNLTGPIDYRTVNRQHGRGFAAGTWTPEPAGSGAPEQRALAIVKGRSFTVTSVDGGELVASFDQLCSTTTSTVEYLDWARCFSRWVITDIPPFGAVDAEAQQRFINLIDVLVDADIPVRFSSTVDLSGFLADASRRPDAIRMASRLQLLDTASRSRA
- a CDS encoding M20 family metallo-hydrolase, encoding MGVSHEEAFLDDWSALSAFGAVAGTTGVDRQAATEPDGEQRRWLDALLTSEGFTVHRDAIGNQFALCELVPGAPYVLTGSHLDSQPTAGRFDGAYGVLASAHAAIRTACSLRETGEATRNIAVVNWFNEEGSRFKPSMMGSSVFTGKLSLEDALATVDRHGVTVREALEGIGERGDAVAPEVASYLEIHVEQGRAMAENGITIGLVEATWGAHKFEIRVTGEQAHSGSALMRDRRDALLAASRLVVAARDLVERFPEGMLHTAVGELHVYPNSPVVVASEARLLLDLRSESAEVLAAATAALMAEMERIAAKDRVGIEIVAEHAWDRNPYGEAGLALARSVASEMGLPHARVLTIAGHDSTNMKDIAPTVMLFVPSVDGVSHNVNEYTTDADLLAGVEATTEVLRRLVCGALS